One part of the Deinococcus aquiradiocola genome encodes these proteins:
- a CDS encoding succinate dehydrogenase hydrophobic membrane anchor subunit, with translation MIKAKTLTDARAQASGNNELTWWIFMRISGLLLVFLILGHIYMTFVQVSESDATFDAVVSKLSNPAWKFYDWLILVLAMLHGVNGARYSIEDYVRSRPNRFWVKGVFFSVVGIILVLGTVGLFSIR, from the coding sequence ATGATCAAGGCCAAGACACTCACGGACGCGCGCGCCCAGGCGAGCGGCAACAACGAACTGACGTGGTGGATCTTCATGCGCATCAGCGGCCTGCTGCTGGTGTTCCTGATCCTGGGGCACATCTACATGACCTTCGTGCAGGTCAGCGAGAGCGACGCGACCTTCGACGCGGTCGTCAGCAAGCTCAGCAACCCCGCCTGGAAGTTCTACGACTGGCTGATCCTGGTACTCGCCATGCTGCACGGCGTGAACGGCGCCCGCTACAGCATCGAGGACTACGTCCGCAGCCGCCCCAACCGCTTCTGGGTGAAGGGCGTGTTCTTCTCCGTGGTCGGCATCATTCTGGTGCTGGGTACGGTTGGACTGTTCAGCATCCGCTAG
- the sdhC gene encoding succinate dehydrogenase, cytochrome b556 subunit gives MYRGREGQWAFLLHRLSGLAILFYLLLHVVSISLFVFGEDPYMAVHRLYDFWLFRVGLIFVTAGVVYHSLNGLRIIVMDFTGKGIAYQRQMWYGVMALTLVVMLYVAYMVVPRILAGV, from the coding sequence ATGTACCGAGGCAGAGAGGGGCAGTGGGCATTCTTGCTTCACCGCCTGTCCGGACTGGCGATTCTGTTTTACCTGCTGTTGCACGTGGTCAGCATCTCGCTGTTCGTGTTCGGCGAGGACCCCTACATGGCCGTGCACCGCCTGTACGACTTCTGGCTGTTCCGCGTGGGCCTGATCTTCGTGACGGCGGGCGTGGTGTACCACTCGCTCAACGGCCTGCGGATCATCGTCATGGATTTCACCGGCAAGGGCATCGCGTACCAGCGTCAGATGTGGTACGGCGTGATGGCCCTGACCCTCGTCGTCATGCTGTACGTGGCGTACATGGTCGTGCCGCGCATTCTGGCGGGAGTCTGA
- a CDS encoding protein kinase domain-containing protein: protein MNLLLLIAIFVVALLLLIRPPERITAIAVAGLAALLAVSLAVLGGLDRAWGVLAVTAVLATGAWVRFSQDQEDVVRAGGRPTRRQPLRVQRTAKPTLTNKHPSTTQTGFDLRFQDYDVLDRIGVGGMGSVYRARRKNDNRIVALKVPQEKYLADAKFVKRFYREAEVLKRFSHASIVRVYDYKAQGAEHYIAMEFLDGESLEAVLEERQMSFSESVQVIRTLSDALRHIHAQNVVHRDIKPANVMLLRGAFVDGKLREGGVKLMDFGIAVGKVLTRLTMTGARVGTPIYMAPEQAKGNRVDARSDVYSLGLLAYEMVSGQTAFKGSYEAVVHQQVFESPKPPRQIRLEVPGKLNDLILSMIEKDPASRPTLDEVIARIDAGVLSDEQFEDPMALAISLQEKRGALRLLDLSGKLRVSLRDIQGPGALPSVPNALCSDPDGNLYLSMLEYRQGKSGALIRKLGPDGTELLSFGAYGLGEDELLQPISIAVQDDRVYVLDAEAFHVVVFSSDGSFVRRFGGRGPGQGRFEAPKLLAAAPAGDIHVLDSGSREVQRFTPEGQYISRYAFRQDRNSDTLRPLDGLGVDVHGAVYIVDGAASKLRKIEADGTPGLTFPLDTLVGEPNDAPWLLQVTPEGQIYAVRRGGQVLRTYNSVGDLLTSADMYAPVQAVALLPRPHASGPAPALDGGHGNGTPLRPGAHTLTTLN from the coding sequence CTGAACCTGCTGCTGCTCATCGCCATCTTCGTGGTGGCCCTGCTGCTCCTCATCCGTCCTCCGGAACGGATCACGGCGATCGCCGTCGCGGGCCTCGCCGCCCTGCTCGCCGTCTCGCTCGCCGTGCTGGGTGGCCTCGACCGCGCCTGGGGCGTGCTGGCCGTCACGGCCGTCCTCGCGACCGGTGCTTGGGTCCGCTTCAGTCAGGACCAGGAGGACGTGGTCCGCGCGGGCGGCCGCCCCACCCGCCGCCAGCCGCTGCGCGTGCAGCGCACCGCCAAACCCACCCTCACGAACAAGCACCCCAGCACCACCCAGACGGGCTTCGACCTGCGTTTTCAGGATTACGACGTGCTGGACCGCATCGGGGTGGGCGGCATGGGCAGCGTGTACCGCGCGCGCCGCAAGAACGACAACCGCATCGTGGCCCTCAAGGTCCCGCAGGAGAAGTACCTCGCGGACGCCAAGTTCGTGAAACGCTTCTACCGCGAGGCGGAAGTCCTCAAGCGCTTCTCGCACGCCAGCATCGTCCGCGTGTACGACTACAAGGCGCAGGGCGCCGAGCACTACATCGCGATGGAGTTTCTGGACGGCGAGAGCCTGGAGGCCGTGCTGGAGGAACGCCAGATGAGCTTCTCGGAGAGCGTGCAGGTCATCCGGACGCTCAGCGACGCGCTGCGCCACATTCATGCGCAGAACGTCGTGCACCGCGACATCAAGCCCGCCAACGTCATGCTGCTGCGCGGCGCCTTCGTGGACGGCAAGCTCCGCGAGGGCGGCGTGAAACTCATGGACTTCGGCATCGCGGTCGGCAAGGTCCTCACGCGCCTCACCATGACGGGCGCCCGCGTCGGCACGCCCATCTACATGGCGCCCGAACAGGCCAAAGGCAACCGCGTGGACGCCCGCAGCGACGTGTACTCGCTCGGCCTGCTCGCGTACGAGATGGTGTCCGGCCAGACGGCCTTCAAAGGCAGCTACGAGGCGGTCGTGCACCAGCAGGTGTTCGAGTCTCCCAAACCGCCCCGCCAGATCCGGCTGGAAGTGCCCGGCAAGCTCAACGACCTGATCCTCAGCATGATCGAGAAGGACCCCGCCAGCCGCCCCACCCTCGACGAGGTCATCGCGCGGATCGACGCGGGCGTCCTCAGCGACGAGCAGTTCGAGGACCCCATGGCGCTCGCCATCAGCCTGCAGGAGAAACGCGGCGCGCTGCGCCTGCTGGACCTGAGCGGCAAACTGCGCGTCTCGCTGCGCGACATCCAGGGTCCCGGCGCGCTCCCCTCCGTCCCGAACGCGCTGTGCAGCGACCCGGACGGCAACCTGTACCTCAGCATGCTGGAGTACCGGCAGGGCAAGAGCGGCGCCCTGATCCGCAAGCTCGGCCCGGACGGCACCGAACTCCTGAGCTTCGGCGCGTACGGCCTCGGCGAGGACGAACTGCTGCAGCCGATCAGCATCGCGGTGCAGGACGACCGCGTGTACGTCCTCGACGCCGAAGCCTTCCACGTCGTGGTGTTCAGCAGCGACGGGAGCTTCGTGCGCCGCTTCGGCGGGCGCGGTCCCGGCCAGGGCCGGTTCGAGGCCCCGAAACTCCTCGCGGCCGCGCCCGCAGGTGACATTCACGTGCTGGACAGCGGCAGCCGCGAGGTGCAGCGCTTCACGCCCGAAGGGCAGTACATCTCCCGTTACGCCTTCCGTCAGGACCGCAACAGCGACACCCTCCGCCCGCTGGACGGCCTGGGCGTGGACGTGCACGGCGCGGTGTACATCGTGGACGGTGCGGCCAGCAAACTCCGCAAGATCGAGGCGGACGGCACGCCCGGTCTGACCTTCCCGCTCGACACGCTGGTCGGCGAACCGAACGACGCGCCGTGGCTGCTGCAGGTCACGCCCGAAGGGCAGATCTACGCCGTGCGGCGCGGCGGCCAGGTGCTCCGCACGTACAACTCCGTCGGTGACCTCCTCACGAGCGCCGACATGTACGCGCCCGTGCAGGCCGTCGCGCTGCTGCCCCGCCCGCACGCGAGCGGCCCTGCACCGGCACTGGACGGCGGCCACGGGAACGGCACGCCCCTGCGGCCCGGCGCGCACACCCTCACCACCCTCAACTGA
- a CDS encoding prolyl oligopeptidase family serine peptidase codes for MPTPFPPVPDVPARRSDHADTYHGHTVRDPYRWLEDPNSAETRAFVDAQNARTRAALDPLPPRAALQERLTGLWNHARRQPLWERGGQYFQFRNDGLQDQNVLYVSDQSDGQEARVLLDPATFSDDGTVALNALSVSRDGRWLAYALSSGGSDWHEWRVRDVQTGTDLPERLPHGKFSGATWLPDSSGFLYNRYAPPASGEAYTATTDAPRVTLHRLHTDPAHDEVVLHRPDQPEWGFGTQVTDDGRLLIVTVTRGTARRNQLWVRSLQDPLDGGAFTLLVPDFRASFRVVGSDGDDLYVHTDEDAPRGRLLSWNVRTGERRELLPEGPDLLGDVLTVPDGFVLHTLQDASSRLTLVDRDGAHARPVPLPGLGTVQALDGHATSSEVFVGLTGFLTPTATYRLDLTDAALHLLWQPDLGLDLAGYEVRQEFALSRDGTRVPMFIVGRTDALDGPPAPTLLYGYGGFDISLTPSFEVSRLAWLERGALLAVANLRGGGEYGREWHEAGTHARKQNVFDDFAACAEHLHARGYTTPAQLGIEGGSNGGLLVGATLVQRPDLIAAAVAHVGVMDMLRFQHFTIGWAWTSDYGSSDTPDGFEVLRRYSPLHTLTPARYPATLVTTGDHDDRVVPAHSYKFAAQLQHDQQGPAPVLLSVQTRAGHGAGKPARLVIEEKADMYAFLLAALGEGRGDGRVSAGAARN; via the coding sequence ATGCCGACCCCCTTCCCGCCCGTGCCGGACGTCCCGGCCCGCCGCAGCGACCACGCCGACACGTACCACGGGCACACCGTCCGGGACCCGTACCGCTGGCTGGAGGACCCGAACAGCGCCGAGACGCGCGCCTTCGTGGACGCGCAGAACGCCCGCACGCGCGCCGCCCTGGACCCCCTCCCGCCCCGCGCGGCCCTGCAGGAGCGCCTGACGGGCCTGTGGAACCACGCGCGCCGCCAGCCCCTCTGGGAGCGCGGCGGGCAGTACTTCCAGTTCCGGAACGACGGCCTTCAGGACCAGAACGTGCTGTACGTCTCGGACCAGTCGGACGGGCAGGAGGCGCGCGTGCTGCTGGACCCCGCCACCTTCAGCGACGACGGCACGGTCGCCCTGAACGCCCTCTCCGTCAGCCGCGACGGACGCTGGCTCGCGTACGCGCTCAGCAGCGGCGGCAGCGACTGGCACGAGTGGCGCGTGCGCGACGTGCAGACCGGCACGGACCTGCCCGAACGCCTCCCGCACGGCAAGTTCAGCGGCGCGACCTGGCTGCCGGACAGCAGCGGCTTCCTGTACAACCGCTACGCCCCGCCCGCCAGCGGCGAAGCGTACACCGCCACCACCGACGCGCCCCGCGTCACGCTGCACCGCCTGCACACCGACCCCGCGCACGACGAGGTCGTCCTGCACCGCCCCGACCAGCCGGAATGGGGGTTCGGCACGCAGGTCACCGACGACGGCCGCCTCCTGATCGTGACCGTGACGCGCGGCACCGCCCGCCGCAACCAGCTGTGGGTGCGCTCCCTGCAGGACCCGCTGGACGGCGGGGCCTTCACGCTGCTCGTCCCGGACTTCCGCGCGTCCTTCCGCGTGGTCGGCAGCGACGGCGACGACCTGTACGTCCACACCGACGAGGACGCCCCCAGGGGCCGCCTGCTCAGCTGGAACGTCCGCACCGGCGAGCGCCGCGAACTGCTGCCGGAAGGCCCGGACCTGCTGGGCGACGTCCTGACCGTACCGGACGGCTTCGTGCTGCACACCCTGCAGGACGCGTCGAGCCGCCTGACGCTCGTGGACCGGGACGGCGCGCACGCGCGGCCCGTCCCGCTGCCCGGCCTGGGCACCGTGCAGGCCCTGGACGGGCACGCCACGAGCAGCGAGGTCTTCGTGGGCCTCACCGGATTCCTCACGCCCACCGCCACGTACCGCCTCGACCTGACGGACGCCGCCCTGCACCTGCTGTGGCAGCCGGACCTGGGCCTCGACCTCGCCGGGTACGAGGTCCGGCAGGAATTCGCACTCAGCCGCGACGGCACCCGCGTCCCGATGTTCATCGTGGGCCGCACCGACGCGCTGGACGGCCCGCCCGCCCCCACCCTCCTGTACGGGTACGGCGGCTTCGACATCTCGCTCACGCCCAGCTTCGAGGTGTCGCGCCTCGCGTGGCTGGAACGCGGCGCACTGCTCGCCGTGGCGAACCTGCGCGGCGGCGGCGAGTACGGCCGCGAGTGGCACGAGGCCGGCACACACGCCCGCAAACAGAACGTCTTCGACGACTTCGCCGCGTGCGCCGAGCACCTGCACGCCCGCGGGTACACCACGCCCGCCCAGCTCGGCATCGAGGGCGGCAGCAACGGCGGCCTGCTCGTCGGCGCGACCCTCGTGCAGCGCCCCGACCTGATCGCCGCGGCCGTCGCACACGTCGGCGTGATGGACATGCTGCGCTTCCAGCACTTCACGATCGGCTGGGCGTGGACGAGCGACTACGGCAGCAGCGACACCCCCGACGGCTTCGAGGTGCTGCGCCGATACAGCCCGCTGCACACCCTGACGCCCGCCCGCTACCCCGCCACGCTCGTCACGACCGGCGACCACGACGACCGCGTCGTCCCCGCCCACAGCTACAAGTTCGCGGCGCAACTGCAGCACGACCAGCAGGGTCCCGCCCCCGTCCTGCTGAGCGTGCAGACGCGCGCCGGACACGGGGCCGGGAAGCCCGCACGCCTCGTGATCGAGGAGAAGGCCGACATGTACGCCTTCCTGCTCGCGGCCCTCGGGGAGGGCCGGGGAGACGGGCGGGTCAGCGCAGGTGCGGCTCGTAACTGA
- a CDS encoding acyl-CoA dehydrogenase family protein, which produces MTMFDASPRVRDLQQRLTRFMEEHIYPNEAEFDRQVNTGNRWEHVQLIEDLKPLAQQEGLWNLFLPPRTDTEGQFGAGLTNLEYATLCEIMGRVWWAPEIFNCNAPDTGNMEVLARYGTREQQDTWLRPLLAGEIRSSFTMTEPAVASSDATNIQSEIVRDIAPDGTVEYVINGHKWWTSGAGDPRCKVTIFMGKSDPGGPRHLQQSMILVPMDAPGVTIRRMLTVFGYDDAPHGHAEVTFENVRVPASNMLLGEGRGFEIAQGRLGPGRIHHCMRLIGQAERALELMVTRSQARVAFGKTLSEQGTVREMIARSRIEIDQARLLTLHAAHMMDTVGNKAARGQIAAIKVVAPNVALAVIDRAIQVFGGAGVSQDTPLANMYAQARTLRLADGPDAVHLETVAKEEFRARTPRKQEVVSAD; this is translated from the coding sequence ATGACCATGTTCGATGCTTCACCCCGAGTCCGTGACCTGCAGCAGCGCCTGACGCGCTTCATGGAGGAACACATCTACCCGAACGAGGCCGAGTTCGACCGGCAGGTGAACACCGGGAACCGCTGGGAGCACGTCCAGCTGATCGAGGACCTCAAACCGCTCGCGCAGCAGGAGGGCCTCTGGAACCTGTTCCTGCCGCCCCGCACCGACACCGAGGGGCAGTTCGGGGCGGGCCTCACCAACCTGGAGTACGCCACCCTGTGCGAGATCATGGGCCGCGTGTGGTGGGCGCCCGAGATCTTCAACTGCAACGCGCCCGACACCGGCAACATGGAAGTGCTGGCCCGCTACGGCACGCGCGAGCAGCAGGACACGTGGCTGCGGCCACTGCTGGCCGGCGAGATCCGCAGCAGTTTCACCATGACGGAACCGGCCGTGGCGAGCAGCGACGCCACCAACATCCAGTCGGAAATCGTGCGGGACATTGCCCCTGATGGAACCGTCGAGTACGTCATCAACGGCCACAAGTGGTGGACGAGCGGCGCGGGCGACCCGCGCTGCAAGGTCACCATCTTCATGGGCAAGAGCGACCCCGGCGGCCCCAGACACCTGCAGCAGAGCATGATCCTCGTGCCGATGGACGCGCCCGGCGTGACCATCCGGCGCATGCTGACGGTCTTCGGGTACGACGACGCACCGCACGGGCACGCCGAAGTCACCTTCGAGAACGTGCGCGTCCCGGCCAGCAACATGCTGCTCGGCGAGGGGCGCGGCTTCGAGATCGCGCAGGGCCGCCTCGGGCCGGGCCGCATCCACCACTGCATGCGCCTGATCGGGCAGGCGGAGCGCGCGCTGGAACTGATGGTGACGCGCAGCCAGGCGAGGGTGGCGTTCGGCAAGACGCTGAGTGAACAGGGCACCGTGCGCGAGATGATCGCCAGGAGCCGCATCGAGATCGACCAGGCGCGGCTGCTGACGCTGCACGCCGCGCACATGATGGACACGGTCGGCAACAAGGCCGCGCGCGGACAGATCGCGGCCATCAAGGTCGTCGCGCCGAACGTGGCGCTCGCCGTGATCGACCGCGCCATCCAGGTGTTCGGCGGGGCGGGCGTCTCGCAGGACACGCCGCTCGCGAACATGTACGCGCAGGCCCGCACGCTGCGCCTCGCGGACGGCCCGGACGCCGTGCACCTCGAAACCGTCGCCAAGGAAGAATTCCGGGCGCGAACCCCCAGAAAGCAGGAGGTCGTCAGTGCAGATTAA
- a CDS encoding SDR family oxidoreductase — translation MQIKDKVVVVTGSASGIGLALVQRFVQEGARVIASDLNAELGAQKAQEAGARFVQANVAREEDIVRLIEDVYAQEGVIDLFCSNAGIAIGAGPETLDKHWTLIQDVNVMSHVWAARHLVPRMIERGEGYLLNTASAAGLLTELHSAPYAVTKHAALAFAEWLAVTYGEQGIRVSCLCPEGVWTPMIQNAPSLQLTAVTTDFLADRVMEALEKEQFLITTHPTTLTGFQQKANDYDTWISKMRHLRTKAMALLTQGRAAFGGKSGQA, via the coding sequence GTGCAGATTAAGGACAAGGTGGTGGTCGTGACGGGCAGCGCGTCCGGGATCGGGCTCGCGCTCGTGCAGCGCTTCGTGCAGGAGGGCGCGCGCGTGATCGCGTCGGACCTGAACGCCGAACTCGGCGCGCAGAAGGCGCAGGAGGCAGGCGCGCGGTTCGTGCAGGCGAACGTCGCGCGCGAAGAGGACATCGTGCGGCTCATCGAGGACGTGTACGCGCAGGAGGGCGTGATCGACCTGTTCTGCTCGAACGCCGGGATCGCCATCGGGGCCGGACCGGAAACGCTCGACAAGCACTGGACGCTCATTCAGGACGTGAACGTCATGAGTCACGTGTGGGCCGCCCGGCACCTCGTGCCGCGCATGATCGAGCGCGGCGAGGGCTACCTGCTGAACACCGCGTCGGCGGCGGGCCTGCTGACGGAACTGCACAGCGCCCCCTACGCCGTGACGAAGCACGCCGCGCTGGCTTTCGCGGAGTGGCTGGCCGTCACGTACGGCGAGCAGGGCATCCGCGTGTCGTGCCTGTGCCCGGAAGGCGTGTGGACGCCCATGATCCAGAACGCGCCGAGCCTGCAGCTCACGGCCGTCACGACCGACTTCCTGGCCGACAGGGTCATGGAGGCGCTGGAGAAGGAACAGTTCCTGATCACCACGCACCCCACCACCCTGACGGGCTTCCAGCAGAAGGCCAACGACTACGACACCTGGATCAGCAAGATGCGGCACCTGCGGACCAAGGCCATGGCGCTCCTCACGCAGGGCAGGGCGGCCTTCGGCGGGAAGTCCGGGCAGGCATGA
- a CDS encoding phosphotransferase family protein, with translation MTRGTAPAAPDTAPVRTGEELDTDALRAYLSTHLPGGAEGVSLAQFPGGHSNLTYWLQVDAPGGGTAEYVLRRAPMGPVAPKAHDMVREYHLLSRIHPVFPPAPAPVLLCEDTAVLGTPFFLMERRRGVVARTDVPAEYQGLPDAPRHMSEALADTLAQLHAIDIVAAGLDGLGKPQGFNRRQVEGWAGRWQRAETDPTPDAADVAGWLLANVPEESAHTLVHNDYKLDNLMLDAADPRQVVALLDWEMTAIGDPLVDLGLTLCYWTQRGFPPSRQIRLGAGHEGFFSREEFLARYARQSGRDLSRIGWYEVLGVFKLAVIVQQIYARYRAGQTRDPRFAVLGEQAQSLMTEAARQIAAGGA, from the coding sequence ATGACGCGCGGCACCGCACCCGCCGCGCCGGACACCGCGCCCGTCCGGACGGGCGAGGAACTGGACACGGACGCGCTGCGCGCGTACCTGAGCACGCACCTGCCGGGCGGCGCGGAGGGCGTCAGCCTCGCGCAGTTCCCGGGCGGGCACAGCAACCTCACGTACTGGCTGCAGGTGGACGCGCCGGGCGGCGGCACGGCCGAGTACGTGCTGCGCCGCGCCCCGATGGGTCCGGTCGCGCCGAAAGCGCACGACATGGTGCGCGAGTACCACCTGCTGTCCCGCATCCACCCGGTGTTCCCGCCCGCGCCCGCCCCGGTGCTGCTGTGCGAGGACACGGCGGTGCTCGGCACGCCGTTCTTCCTGATGGAGCGGCGGCGGGGCGTGGTGGCGCGCACGGACGTTCCCGCCGAGTACCAGGGGCTTCCGGACGCGCCGCGCCACATGAGCGAGGCGCTCGCGGACACGCTCGCGCAGTTGCACGCCATCGACATCGTGGCGGCGGGCCTGGACGGGCTGGGCAAACCGCAGGGCTTCAACCGCCGTCAGGTGGAAGGCTGGGCGGGCCGCTGGCAGCGCGCCGAGACGGACCCCACACCGGACGCGGCGGACGTGGCAGGGTGGCTGCTCGCGAACGTCCCCGAGGAGTCCGCGCACACCCTGGTCCACAACGACTACAAGCTCGACAACCTGATGCTCGACGCTGCCGACCCCCGGCAGGTGGTGGCGCTCCTCGACTGGGAGATGACGGCCATCGGGGACCCGCTGGTGGACCTGGGCCTGACGCTCTGCTACTGGACGCAGCGCGGCTTCCCGCCGAGCAGACAGATTCGCCTGGGGGCCGGTCACGAGGGCTTCTTCAGCCGCGAGGAGTTCCTGGCCCGCTACGCCCGGCAGTCGGGCCGCGACCTCTCGCGCATCGGGTGGTACGAGGTGCTGGGCGTGTTCAAGCTCGCGGTGATCGTGCAGCAGATCTACGCCCGCTACCGGGCCGGGCAGACGCGCGACCCGCGTTTCGCGGTGCTGGGCGAGCAGGCGCAGAGCCTCATGACGGAAGCGGCCCGGCAGATCGCGGCGGGCGGCGCGTGA
- a CDS encoding histidine phosphatase family protein, which yields MSQLLLVRHGQATPFEADTDRLSPLGERQANAVGAFLQASGVQPTRVVHGPLVRQTRSAQLAHAAAGGHWPAPEGLPGLAEYDGDGLLRHLAPILAERDPDFRNLYRDAEALRENELPDRNRAFQKMLERLTDTYLTGETTHPQVESWADFRSRVRAAVRDLLASPTGSTVVAFTSGGVIGSVVAGVLDAPDASALKLNWRVRNASITRLTFGTGRVSLDSFNETAHLTPDLLSWR from the coding sequence GTGAGTCAGCTGCTGCTCGTCCGGCACGGGCAGGCCACGCCGTTCGAGGCGGACACCGACCGCCTCTCCCCCCTCGGGGAACGGCAGGCGAACGCGGTCGGGGCGTTCCTCCAGGCGTCCGGCGTGCAGCCCACGCGCGTCGTGCACGGCCCGCTCGTGCGGCAGACGCGCTCCGCGCAGCTCGCGCACGCGGCGGCAGGCGGGCACTGGCCCGCGCCGGAAGGCCTACCGGGCCTCGCGGAGTACGACGGGGACGGCCTGCTGCGTCACCTCGCACCGATCCTCGCGGAGCGCGACCCGGACTTCCGGAACCTGTACCGGGACGCCGAGGCGCTCCGCGAGAACGAACTGCCAGACCGCAACCGCGCCTTCCAGAAGATGCTGGAACGCCTCACGGACACCTACCTGACGGGCGAGACGACGCACCCGCAGGTGGAGTCCTGGGCGGACTTCCGGTCCCGCGTGCGCGCCGCCGTACGCGACCTGCTCGCCTCCCCCACCGGCAGCACCGTGGTCGCCTTCACGTCCGGCGGCGTGATCGGGAGCGTCGTGGCAGGCGTGCTGGACGCACCGGACGCGTCCGCCCTGAAGCTCAACTGGCGCGTCCGCAACGCCAGCATCACCCGCCTCACCTTCGGGACGGGCCGCGTCAGCCTCGACAGCTTCAACGAGACGGCGCACCTGACCCCGGACCTGCTCAGCTGGCGCTGA
- a CDS encoding alpha/beta hydrolase, whose amino-acid sequence MPLEPELHAHLLRLAAQPGPPPGDLDAYRAAATRSAGILPRRDLPLSARRDLHVPTPDGPLPARLYVPPAGGVTGLLLYFHGGGWVASDVETHDALCADLASVSGVRVLSVAYRLAPETPFPGPLDDCWHATRWAAGHAAELGADAARLAVGGDSAGGNLAAGVALRARDAGGPALAAQLLIYPATDLSGTDTPSYRDNARGYGLTTAAMRTFIGMYVARPGDALHPYASPLLAPDLSGLPPTLILTAEFDPLRDDGERFARALEGAGVQVTHRPGPGLIHTFARLAALSPGSAAAVDDAALWLGERLA is encoded by the coding sequence ATGCCGCTCGAACCTGAACTGCACGCTCACCTGCTGCGTCTCGCGGCGCAGCCCGGCCCGCCGCCAGGGGACCTGGACGCGTACCGCGCGGCGGCCACCCGCTCGGCCGGAATCCTGCCCAGACGGGACCTGCCGCTCTCGGCGCGGCGGGACCTGCACGTCCCCACCCCGGACGGGCCGCTGCCCGCGCGGCTGTACGTGCCCCCGGCGGGCGGCGTGACGGGCCTGCTGCTGTACTTTCACGGGGGCGGGTGGGTGGCGTCGGACGTGGAGACGCACGACGCGCTGTGCGCGGACCTGGCGAGCGTGTCGGGCGTGCGCGTGCTGAGCGTCGCGTACCGCCTCGCGCCGGAAACGCCGTTTCCCGGCCCGCTGGACGACTGCTGGCACGCCACGCGCTGGGCCGCCGGACACGCCGCCGAACTGGGGGCCGACGCGGCCCGGCTGGCGGTGGGCGGCGACAGCGCGGGCGGGAATCTCGCGGCGGGCGTGGCGCTGCGGGCCAGGGACGCGGGCGGCCCGGCCCTGGCCGCGCAGCTCCTGATCTACCCGGCGACGGACCTGAGCGGCACGGACACTCCCAGCTACCGTGACAACGCGCGCGGGTACGGCCTGACGACGGCCGCCATGCGGACCTTCATCGGGATGTACGTCGCGCGGCCGGGGGACGCCCTGCACCCGTACGCGTCGCCGCTGCTCGCCCCGGACCTGTCGGGCCTGCCGCCCACGCTGATCCTGACGGCGGAATTCGACCCGCTGCGCGACGACGGCGAGCGGTTCGCGCGGGCGCTGGAGGGCGCGGGCGTGCAGGTCACGCACCGGCCCGGTCCCGGCCTGATCCACACCTTCGCGCGGCTGGCGGCCCTGTCGCCCGGGTCGGCCGCCGCGGTAGACGACGCGGCCCTCTGGCTGGGCGAGCGCCTCGCCTGA